Proteins from a single region of Drosophila biarmipes strain raj3 chromosome 3R, RU_DBia_V1.1, whole genome shotgun sequence:
- the LOC108025140 gene encoding TWiK family of potassium channels protein 18, protein MPSKFQRKSSPAGGGGASSVSSTPSNQPRKRVKRCCRNFVTFMCTQVGVGALIVFYAICGAFAFMHIERQFVDETTGRVLELRQNCSQQLWSITEEHNIVDRRRWTEATNAVLREYQQQIAGVVKHGYVGRSPEQIWSFPAALMFCLSVITMIGYGNMVPRTPWGKGFTVIYATFGIPLYILYFLNMGRVLARSFKFLYRSMHDCTQEHPRLDRLDALEGGVSMARKKVIVPSTACLWVIFFYVLTGTVMFANWEKWSFLNSFYFCMTSLCKIGFGDYVPGASLTTTADVNAATHKLQEDIAADPAELAQLQSVAADQHSKLAINFVYMLLGMGLVAMCRNLMREEVRLKAREMREDAKLCMEDTRLRFVGCCGSPRDAYEDDYY, encoded by the coding sequence ATGCCCAGCAAATTTCAGAGGAAAAGCTCTCCCGCTGGCGGAGGAGGGGCGTCCAGTGTTTCCTCTACGCCGAGCAATCAGCCCCGGAAACGGGTGAAAAGATGCTGCCGTAATTTCGTCACCTTCATGTGCACCCAGGTGGGCGTGGGCGCCCTGATCGTCTTCTATGCCATCTGCGGGGCCTTCGCCTTCATGCACATCGAGCGGCAGTTCGTGGACGAGACGACCGGGCGTGTGCTGGAGCTGCGCCAGAACTGCTCCCAGCAGCTGTGGAGCATCACGGAGGAGCACAACATCGTCGATCGCCGGCGCTGGACGGAGGCCACGAATGCGGTTCTGCGGGAGTACCAGCAGCAAATAGCTGGCGTCGTCAAGCACGGCTATGTGGGCCGGAGTCCGGAACAGATCTGGAGCTTCCCGGCTGCCCTGATGTTCTGCCTCTCGGTGATCACCATGATTGGCTACGGCAACATGGTGCCTCGAACGCCGTGGGGCAAGGGATTCACCGTGATCTACGCCACCTTCGGCATACCCCTTTACATCCTGTACTTCCTGAACATGGGACGAGTGCTGGCCCGCTCGTTCAAGTTCCTCTACCGCTCCATGCACGACTGTACGCAGGAGCATCCCCGCCTGGATCGCCTGGACGCCCTCGAGGGAGGTGTCTCCATGGCGCGCAAGAAGGTCATTGTACCCTCAACCGCTTGCCTGTGGGTCATATTCTTCTACGTTCTCACCGGCACCGTGATGTTTGCCAACTGGGAGAAGTGGAGCTTCCTCAATAGCTTCTACTTCTGCATGACGTCGCTGTGCAAGATTGGATTTGGTGACTATGTGCCCGGCGCTTCGCTGACCACCACGGCGGACGTGAATGCGGCGACGCACAAGCTGCAGGAGGACATCGCCGCCGATCCTGCCGAGCTGGCCCAGCTCCAGTCCGTGGCCGCCGACCAGCATTCCAAGCTGGCCATTAACTTTGTCTACATGCTGCTGGGCATGGGTCTGGTGGCCATGTGTCGCAACCTGATGCGCGAGGAGGTGCGCTTAAAGGCGCGCGAAATGCGCGAGGATGCGAAACTCTGCATGGAAGACACGCGGCTGCGTTTTGTCGGTTGTTGTGGCAGTCCCCGGGATGCCTACGAGGATGATTACTACTAG
- the LOC108025125 gene encoding mitochondrial protein C2orf69 homolog isoform X2, which yields MLGGGSGERLCTPSTSAGPFRIFSVTGFQNRANDIVYCPPIVRQHSVHVPEDSTAIIYFGGDVQDFPESMETNRDSRGYMKYNLENSAILLREAFPRSHIIVIRPVRMEFKTFSCFDNFVRGNNAGVPDHTPMNHALQHLEKLLQNLSQRLISIPENEILDQAAQAAAAAAAVAAAAAAAALTLSNATVTAESNSQSAPASDSSQEMDIDILQVQENITVDADGAVIFPIEGSEAPETVNNVSGNNGNIGGGSNDDSSSSVNNHQEQVNNQQLQQQQTATAIKMTSPTTALSATTNNVEHYNNDCATRTAPAATATSASATATSTATSDSNPLWWRENLNLDKSKLVLIGFSKGCVVLNQFIYEFHYLKTLTPDDSSMCRLLSRISDMYWLDGGHGGQKNTWITSRSLLETLTRMGMNIHVHLTPYQVQDDRRPWIRKEEKLFTEMLRRLNAPITRHLHYDNQPANLMTHFEVLQAFCQHVHALNQQQQQLQQQQQQGVAISEQSAATVATNNGSNNLLEAGEEAK from the exons ATGCTtggcggcggcagcggggAGCGTCTGTGCACGCCAAGCACTTCGGCCGGCCCATTCCGCATCTTCTCAGTTACTGGATTCCAGAACCGGGCCAATGACATTGTCTACTGCCCGCCGATTGTGCGCCAGCACTCGGTGCACGTCCCCGAGGACTCCACGGCCATCATCTACTTTGGCGGGGATGTGCAGGACTTTCCGGAGAGCATGGAGACGAACCGCGACAGCCGGGGTTACATGAAGTACAACCTCGAGAACTCGGCCATCCTGCTGCGCGAGGCCTTTCCTAGGTCACACATCATCGTCATCCGGCCAGTGCG CATGGAGTTCAAGACATTCAGTTGCTTTGACAACTTTGTGAGGGGCAACAACGCTGGAGTTCCGGATCACACGCCCATGAACCATGCCCTCCAGCACCTAGAAAA ACTGCTCCAGAATCTGTCGCAGCGCCTGATCTCCATACCCGAGAACGAAATCCTCGATCAGGCCGCCCAGGCagcggcagctgcggcggcggtggctgctgctgctgccgccgctgccctGACGCTATCCAACGCCACGGTCACAGCGGAGTCCAACTCACAGTCGGCACCGGCCAGCGACAGCAGCCAGGAGATGGACATCGACATACTGCAGGTGCAGGAGAATATCACAGTGGATGCGGATGGCGCTGTTATATTCCCGATAGAGGGCAGTGAGGCGCCAGAGACGGTGAACAATGTATCCGGCAATAATGGCAACATTGGCGGCGGGAGCAACGatgacagcagcagcagtgtgAACAACCACCAGGAACAGGTTAACAACCAGCAACTTCAACAGCAGCAGACGGCGACGGCTATAAAGATGACTTCGCCCACAACGGCGCTAAGTGCCACCACCAACAATGTCGAGCACTACAACAACGACTGCGCCACGAGGACGGCTCCAGCGGCAACTGCAACATCAGCCTCGGCCACTGCCACATCCACGGCAACCAGCGACAGCAATCCCCTGTGGTGGCGGGAGAACCTCAACCTGGACAAGTCCAAGCTGGTGCTAATTGGCTTCAGCAAGGGCTGCGTCGTGCTCAATCAA TTCATCTACGAGTTCCACTATCTAAAAACTCTGACGCCCGATGACAGCAGCATGTGCCGCCTGCTCTCCCGCATCTCGGACATGTATTGGCTGGATGGCGGGCATGGGGGCCAGAAAAACACATGGATCACATCGCGTAGTCTCCTGGAGACGCTAACCCGCATGG GCATGAACATCCACGTCCACCTGACGCCCTACCAGGTGCAGGACGACCGTCGACCCTGGATTCGCAAGGAGGAGAAACTCTTCACGGAGATGCTGAGACGGCTGAATGCGCCGATCACCCGGCACTTGCACTACGACAACCAGCCGGCGAACCTGATGACCCACTTCGAGGTGCTGCAAGCCTTTTGCCAGCACGTCCATGCGCTgaaccagcaacaacagcagctccagcagcagcagcaacagggaGTGGCCATCAGTGAGCAGTCTGCGGCGACGGTGGCCACCAACAATGGGAGCAACAATCTGTTGGAAGCCGGCGAGGAGGCAAAGTGA
- the LOC108025125 gene encoding mitochondrial protein C2orf69 homolog isoform X1: MLGGGSGERLCTPSTSAGPFRIFSVTGFQNRANDIVYCPPIVRQHSVHVPEDSTAIIYFGGDVQDFPESMETNRDSRGYMKYNLENSAILLREAFPRSHIIVIRPVRMEFKTFSCFDNFVRGNNAGVPDHTPMNHALQHLEKLLQNLSQRLISIPENEILDQAAQAAAAAAAVAAAAAAAALTLSNATVTAESNSQSAPASDSSQEMDIDILQVQENITVDADGAVIFPIEGSEAPETVNNVSGNNGNIGGGSNDDSSSSVNNHQEQVNNQQLQQQQTATAIKMTSPTTALSATTNNVEHYNNDCATRTAPAATATSASATATSTATSDSNPLWWRENLNLDKSKLVLIGFSKGCVVLNQFIYEFHYLKTLTPDDSSMCRLLSRISDMYWLDGGHGGQKNTWITSRSLLETLTRMAGMNIHVHLTPYQVQDDRRPWIRKEEKLFTEMLRRLNAPITRHLHYDNQPANLMTHFEVLQAFCQHVHALNQQQQQLQQQQQQGVAISEQSAATVATNNGSNNLLEAGEEAK; this comes from the exons ATGCTtggcggcggcagcggggAGCGTCTGTGCACGCCAAGCACTTCGGCCGGCCCATTCCGCATCTTCTCAGTTACTGGATTCCAGAACCGGGCCAATGACATTGTCTACTGCCCGCCGATTGTGCGCCAGCACTCGGTGCACGTCCCCGAGGACTCCACGGCCATCATCTACTTTGGCGGGGATGTGCAGGACTTTCCGGAGAGCATGGAGACGAACCGCGACAGCCGGGGTTACATGAAGTACAACCTCGAGAACTCGGCCATCCTGCTGCGCGAGGCCTTTCCTAGGTCACACATCATCGTCATCCGGCCAGTGCG CATGGAGTTCAAGACATTCAGTTGCTTTGACAACTTTGTGAGGGGCAACAACGCTGGAGTTCCGGATCACACGCCCATGAACCATGCCCTCCAGCACCTAGAAAA ACTGCTCCAGAATCTGTCGCAGCGCCTGATCTCCATACCCGAGAACGAAATCCTCGATCAGGCCGCCCAGGCagcggcagctgcggcggcggtggctgctgctgctgccgccgctgccctGACGCTATCCAACGCCACGGTCACAGCGGAGTCCAACTCACAGTCGGCACCGGCCAGCGACAGCAGCCAGGAGATGGACATCGACATACTGCAGGTGCAGGAGAATATCACAGTGGATGCGGATGGCGCTGTTATATTCCCGATAGAGGGCAGTGAGGCGCCAGAGACGGTGAACAATGTATCCGGCAATAATGGCAACATTGGCGGCGGGAGCAACGatgacagcagcagcagtgtgAACAACCACCAGGAACAGGTTAACAACCAGCAACTTCAACAGCAGCAGACGGCGACGGCTATAAAGATGACTTCGCCCACAACGGCGCTAAGTGCCACCACCAACAATGTCGAGCACTACAACAACGACTGCGCCACGAGGACGGCTCCAGCGGCAACTGCAACATCAGCCTCGGCCACTGCCACATCCACGGCAACCAGCGACAGCAATCCCCTGTGGTGGCGGGAGAACCTCAACCTGGACAAGTCCAAGCTGGTGCTAATTGGCTTCAGCAAGGGCTGCGTCGTGCTCAATCAA TTCATCTACGAGTTCCACTATCTAAAAACTCTGACGCCCGATGACAGCAGCATGTGCCGCCTGCTCTCCCGCATCTCGGACATGTATTGGCTGGATGGCGGGCATGGGGGCCAGAAAAACACATGGATCACATCGCGTAGTCTCCTGGAGACGCTAACCCGCATGG CAGGCATGAACATCCACGTCCACCTGACGCCCTACCAGGTGCAGGACGACCGTCGACCCTGGATTCGCAAGGAGGAGAAACTCTTCACGGAGATGCTGAGACGGCTGAATGCGCCGATCACCCGGCACTTGCACTACGACAACCAGCCGGCGAACCTGATGACCCACTTCGAGGTGCTGCAAGCCTTTTGCCAGCACGTCCATGCGCTgaaccagcaacaacagcagctccagcagcagcagcaacagggaGTGGCCATCAGTGAGCAGTCTGCGGCGACGGTGGCCACCAACAATGGGAGCAACAATCTGTTGGAAGCCGGCGAGGAGGCAAAGTGA
- the LOC108023550 gene encoding uncharacterized protein LOC108023550 isoform X1, with the protein MQLRKQNIFFIQNRTLAEPKDKDNMRKTWVKRENIYFKPFYKQKSKMFLLLIFLVGISFIAYQAFSLNQLPGVPAPWNLQQIKRKHQQMMQSLGSKQRDVDDFDGGGADAVAPAEGATSAVAGHEEPIKIVRGTRLFDYDAYKPNFEGKFRCLDGSKEIAFDHLNDNYCDCEEDGSDEPSTNACAKGRFYCRYQKRHITGRGLDVYVASSRINDHVCDCCDGSDEWTTGARCPNHCA; encoded by the exons ATGCAACTTCGtaaacaaaacatattttttatacagaACAGAACGTTAGCAGAACCAAAAGACAAGGACAATATGCGCAAGACGTGGGTGAAGCGGGAGAACATATACTTCAAGCCCTTCTACAAGCAGAAGTCGAAGATGTTCCTGCTGCTCATCTTTCTGGTGGGGATTTCCTTCATCGCGTACCAG GCCTTCTCGCTGAACCAGCTGCCCGGTGTGCCAGCTCCGTGGAACCTGCAGCAGATCAAGCGGAAGCACCAGCAGATGATGCAGTCGCTGGGCAGCAAGCAACGCGACGTGGACGACTTCGATGGGGGAGGGGCGGATGCAGTTGCCCCAGCAGAAGGAGCCACCTCAGCGGTTGCTGGGCACGAGGAGCCCATCAAGATTGTCAG GGGCACCCGGCTCTTCGACTACGACGCGTACAAGCCCAACTTCGAGGGCAAGTTTCGGTGTCTGGATGGCTCCAAGGAGATCGCCTTCGACCATCTGAATGACAACTACTGCGACTGCGAAGAGGATGGCAGCGACGAGCCCAGCACGAATGCCTGCGCTAAGGGGCGCTTCTACTGCCGCTACCAGAAGCGCCACATTACGGGCCGGGGTCTGGACGTCTACGTGGCCAGCAGCCGGATCAACGACCATGTGTGCGACTGCTGCGACGGCAGCGACGAGTGGACCACGGGGGCCAGGTGCCCCAACCACTGTGCGTAG
- the LOC108023550 gene encoding uncharacterized protein LOC108023550 isoform X2, whose amino-acid sequence MQLRKQNIFFIQNRTLAEPKDKDNMRKTWVKRENIYFKPFYKQKSKMFLLLIFLVGISFIAYQLPGVPAPWNLQQIKRKHQQMMQSLGSKQRDVDDFDGGGADAVAPAEGATSAVAGHEEPIKIVRGTRLFDYDAYKPNFEGKFRCLDGSKEIAFDHLNDNYCDCEEDGSDEPSTNACAKGRFYCRYQKRHITGRGLDVYVASSRINDHVCDCCDGSDEWTTGARCPNHCA is encoded by the exons ATGCAACTTCGtaaacaaaacatattttttatacagaACAGAACGTTAGCAGAACCAAAAGACAAGGACAATATGCGCAAGACGTGGGTGAAGCGGGAGAACATATACTTCAAGCCCTTCTACAAGCAGAAGTCGAAGATGTTCCTGCTGCTCATCTTTCTGGTGGGGATTTCCTTCATCGCGTACCAG CTGCCCGGTGTGCCAGCTCCGTGGAACCTGCAGCAGATCAAGCGGAAGCACCAGCAGATGATGCAGTCGCTGGGCAGCAAGCAACGCGACGTGGACGACTTCGATGGGGGAGGGGCGGATGCAGTTGCCCCAGCAGAAGGAGCCACCTCAGCGGTTGCTGGGCACGAGGAGCCCATCAAGATTGTCAG GGGCACCCGGCTCTTCGACTACGACGCGTACAAGCCCAACTTCGAGGGCAAGTTTCGGTGTCTGGATGGCTCCAAGGAGATCGCCTTCGACCATCTGAATGACAACTACTGCGACTGCGAAGAGGATGGCAGCGACGAGCCCAGCACGAATGCCTGCGCTAAGGGGCGCTTCTACTGCCGCTACCAGAAGCGCCACATTACGGGCCGGGGTCTGGACGTCTACGTGGCCAGCAGCCGGATCAACGACCATGTGTGCGACTGCTGCGACGGCAGCGACGAGTGGACCACGGGGGCCAGGTGCCCCAACCACTGTGCGTAG
- the LOC108024421 gene encoding cyclin-Q, with amino-acid sequence MKNVLDVMSLQQHVESNKAQTMKPIDYRKLNKPGVVPMYIFECAAKLKMKPLTAACAAIVYHRFFREVKASDYDEFLIAASSLYLAGKIKDDESVKIRDVINVAYCTLNRGNAPLDLNDEYWSMRDAIVQAELLITRTLGFDLNIDLAHKYLLHYMKTLQDWVGAEVWNSVPIAKAAASYLQDFHHSANILKFKPTHVAIGCLSLALQTYGIQVPLTDESDESAMWYKPLVKDFTRENQWEIIENVIEVYRHEAFLKAA; translated from the exons ATGAAAAACGTTTTGGATGTCATGTCGTTGCAGCAGCACGTGGAGTCGAACAAGGCGCAGACCATGAAGCCCATCGACTATCG CAAACTGAACAAACCCGGTGTGGTGCCGATGTACATCTTCGAGTGCGCAGCCAAGTTGAAAATGAAGCCCTTGACGGCGGCCTGTGCGGCCATAGTCTACCACCGCTTCTTCCGGGAGGTCAAGGCCAGCGACTACGATGAGTTC CTCATTGCCGCCTCCTCGTTGTATCTGGCTGGCAAAATCAAGGACGACGAAAGCGTCAAGATACGCGATGTAATCAACGTGGCATATTGCACCCTCAACCGGGGAAACGCTCCACTGGATCTGAACGATGAGTACTGGTCGATGAGGGATGCCATTGTCCAGGCCGAGCTGCTCATCACACGCACCCTGGGCTTCGATCTCAACATAGATCTGGCCCACAAg TACTTACTACACTACATGAAGACTCTGCAAGACTGGGTGGGCGCCGAGGTGTGGAACTCGGTGCCCATTGCCAAGGCCGCGGCCTCGTATCTGCAGGACTTTCACCACAGCGCCAATATCCTCAAGTTCAAGCCCACCCATGTGGCCATTGGCTGCCTATCGCTGGCTCTCCAGACCTACGGCATCCAGGTGCCGCTCACCGACGAGTCCGACGAATCCGCCATGTGGTACAAGCCGCTGGTCAAGGACTTCACCCGCGAGAACCAGTGGGAGATCATCGAGAACGTGATCGAGGTGTACAGGCATGAGGCCTTCCTGAAGGCCGCCTAA
- the LOC108024412 gene encoding WD repeat-containing protein 37, whose protein sequence is MKASKTRAVRLTSLTEDVAVVPEDAPFRARLHHLFGQIEREFEQLYLENQTLQEKLEIATATKESVTQQDQRAAAGGSLSAQASSTALSTPATQADEVAGSFLAAASSTHKSLKAKLSSATGGSKAKASNKIKAQTSRIVSSFKAPTVVSTVVREFGGHKDGIWQVAAKAGQPIIGTASADHTACIWGVESARCLLQYQGHAGSVNSIKFHQQRDLVLTGSGDGTAHIWQAAVNWEVPKKGHSSEEELDDSDEQVEDRDRVDTLRTPLCEFTGPGGHLSVVVAADWLSSMDQIITGSWDRTAILWDVETGQPLQPLTGHDHELTHVSAHPTQRLVVTASRDTTFRLWDFREAIPAVSVFQGHTETVTSSVFARDDKVVSGSDDRTIKVWELRNMRSALATIRTDSSVNRLAVSSGGIIAIPHDNRQIRLFDLNGQRVARLPRTSRQGHRRMVSSVAWAEEPLLDCDLFSCGFDRRVFGWSIVLPKDN, encoded by the exons ATGAAGGCAAGCAAGACGCGGGCTGTGCGACTCACCAGCTTGACGGAGGATGTGGCCGTCGTGCCGGAGGATGCTCCCTTCCGGGCCCGTCTGCACCACCTGTTCGGTCAGATCGAACGGGAGTTCGAGCAGCTCTACCTGGAGAACCAGACTC TGCAGGAGAAACTAGAGATAGCCACCGCCACCAAGGAGTCCGTCACCCAACAGGATCAGCGAGCCGCTGCAGGAGGATCACTGAGCGCCCAGGCTTCCTCCACAGCCCTTTCCACGCCCGCCACCCAAGCGGATGAGGTGGCCGGCAGCTTTCTGGCCGCCGCCTCCAGCACACACAAGAGCCTGAAGGCCAAGCTGAGCAGCGCCACCGGCGGCAGCAAGGCCAAGGCCAGCAACAAGATCAAGGCCCAGACCAGTCGCATCGTGTCCAGCTTCAAAGCACCCACAGTGGTCAGCACGGTGGTGCGCGAGTTCGGCGGCCACAAAGATGGCATATGGCAGGTGGCCGCCAAGGCGGGACAGCCCATCATTGGCACCGCCTCCGCCGATCACACGGCCTGCATCTGGGGAGTGGAGAGCGCCAGGTGCCTGCTGCAATACCAAGGACATGCTGGCTCCGTGAATTCCATCAAGTTCCACCAGCAACGGGATCTCGTGCTCACCGGCAGCGGCGATGGAACAGCCCACATCTGGCAGGCAGCCGTCAACTGGGAGGTGCCCAA GAAGGGTCATTCCTCGGAGGAGGAACTGGATGACAGTGATGAGCAGGTGGAGGATCGCGACCGCGTCGATACCCTGCGCACTCCGCTCTGCGAGTTCACAGGCCCTGGCGGCCATCTCTCAGTGGTGGTGGCTGCCGACTGGCTTTCTTCAATGGATCAGATAATCACGGGCAGCTGGGATCGGACTGCCATCCTGTGGGATGTGGAGACTGGCCAGCCCCTACAGCCGCTCACCGGCCACGATCACGAGCTGACCCACGTGTCGGCACATCCCACCCAGCGTCTGGTGGTCACCGCCTCCAGAGACACCACTTTCCGGCTGTGGGACTTCCGAGAAGCCATCCCGGCGGTCTCTGTCTTCCAGGGCCACACGGAAACGGTCACGTCCAGTGTGTTTGCTCGGGATGACAAGGTGGTGTCCGGGTCGGATGATCGCACTATCAAAGTGTGGGAGTTGCGCAACATGCGATCCGCTTTGGCCACCATCCGCACGGATTCCTCGGTCAACCGACTGGCCGTGTCCAGTGGCGGAATCATTGCCATACCGCACGACAATCGACAGATCCGGCTGTTCGATTTGAACGGGCAACGCGTGGCCCGATTGCCTCGAACCAGTAGACAGGGCCACCGGCGTATGGTGTCATCTGTGGCCTGGGCGGAGGAACCGCTGCTGGACTGCGACCTCTTCTCGTGCGGCTTCGATCGTCGCGTTTTCGGCTGGTCCATCGTCCTGCCGAAAGACAATTGA
- the LOC108024432 gene encoding uncharacterized protein LOC108024432, with protein MSHAGYSQLPSGSDHDRRQAQLSASTYDVLQRTTDSIQRSNQIAIETETMGAEVLGELGEQRESLLRTTRRLEDAVQDLSKSRVIIRKLGREVLYNKIILILIILLEVGILVGLLVLKFAKL; from the exons ATGTCCCACGCCGGCTATAGCCAGCTGCCCAGTGGCAGCGACCACGATCGCCGGCAGGCGCAGCTCTCGGCCAGCACCTATGACGTCCTGCAGCGGACGACGGACAGTATCCAGCGCTCCAACCAGATTGCCATTGAAACGGAGACCATGGGAGCCGAG GTGCTGGGTGAACTGGGCGAGCAGAGGGAGTCGCTGCTCCGCACCACCCGCCGCCTGGAGGACGCCGTTCAGGATCTTTCCAAGTCGAGGGTCATCATCCGAAAGCTGGGCAGGGAGGTGCTCTACAACAAGATCATCCTGATCCTCATCATCCTGCTGGAGGTGGGCATTCTCGTAGGGCTGCTGGTGCTGAAGTTCGCCAAACTGTGA